A DNA window from Helianthus annuus cultivar XRQ/B chromosome 15, HanXRQr2.0-SUNRISE, whole genome shotgun sequence contains the following coding sequences:
- the LOC110912665 gene encoding U-box domain-containing protein 44, translated as MAGSWDGSRDIGSQSDDSFQYERKITEPIYDAFICPLSKQIMKDPVTIETGQTFEREAIEKWFDDCKENGRKLVCPMTLREVNTTDMNPSIALRKTIEEWNARNEAVQLDMAFKSLTLNSSESDILQALRFIQQFAGKNVSNKHIIRNAELIPSIVEMLKSTIRKVRLRALETLKIVVEDDNDNKEIMAEGDKVRTIVKFLNHEQSEREEAVSLLFELSKSESLCDKIGSVNGAILILVGMTSSKSENPLIVEKADKTLENLEKSENNVRQMAANGRLQPLLTLLLEGSHEIKVSMASYLGDLALSNDVKAYVATTVGSSLINLMKSNDMQSREAALKALNQVSSCEPSAKVLVDEGILSPLVKDLFAGPAHLPMRLKEVCATILANIVNSDSNFDSIPVGPNHQTLVSEDIIHNLLQLISNTGPSIECKLLQVLVGLTNSPATAVGVADAIKSLGATISLVQFIEAPQKDLRMVSIKLLQNLSIHMGLELADCLCGPAGHLSSLFKVIAENITSTEEQAAAIGIVADLPEMDVRLTTQMLDSGDFVIVVSRIKVIRQGETRSSRFVTPYLEGLVRVLSRITFVLPEDPKSVSFCRDYDLTGLFTELLQANGLDNVQMVSALALHNLSKESKHLTRLPELPSPGFCGSIFPCMSNQPVMMGLCRVHRGTCTQRDTFCLIEGQALARLVALLDHTNDKVVEASLRALSTLLDDGVNIEGAVNVLCEIEGIRPILDVLLEKQTESLKELAVWMVERLLRTTDIASEVSGDPSVTTALVDAFKHGDYQTRPIAERALKHIDRMPNFSGIFSNMG; from the exons ATGGCTGGAAGTTGGGATGGAAGTCGTGACATTGGCAGCCAATCTGATGATAGTTTTCAATACGAAAGAAAAATTACAGAGCCTATATATGATGCATTCATATGCCCTCTTTCAAAACAGATTATGAAAGACCCTGTTACCATAGAAACCGGTCAAACTTTTGAACGTGAAGCTATTGAAAAATGGTTCGATGATTGCAAAGAAAATGGAAGAAAGCTCGTTTGCCCCATGACGTTAAGAGAAGTAAACACAACGGATATGAATCCAAGTATTGCTTTGAGAAAGACAATTGAAGAATGGAATGCTCGGAATGAAGCTGTTCAGCTTGACATGGCCTTTAAATCTTTAACTCTTAACAGTTCCGAAAGTGATATTTTGCAGGCTTTAAGGTTTATTCAACAATTTGCTGGAAAAAATGTTTCAAACAAACACATAATCCGTAATGCTGAGCTCATACCCTCGATAGTTGAAATGTTGAAGAGCACAATCCGTAAAGTTAGGCTTAGAGCTTTGGAAACTCTGAAGATTGTGGtagaggatgacaatgataataAG gaaatAATGGCAGAAGGTGATAAAGTGCGCACAATCGTCAAGTTTTTGAATCATGAGCAGTCAGAAAGGGAAGAAGCCGTCTCATTGCTTTTCGAGCTCTCAAAATCTGAATCTTTATGTGACAAAATTGGTTCTGTTAATGGAGCAATTCTTATTTTGGTTGGAATGACAAGCAGCAAATCAGAAAATCCTTTAATTGTCGAGAAGGCTGACAAAACTCTCGAAAATCTGGAGAAAAGTGAGAATAATGTGAGGCAAATGGCTGCAAATGGTAGATTGCAACCTCTTCTGACACTTCTGCTTGAAG GTTCCCACGAAATCAAAGTATCGATGGCTTCGTACCTTGGTGACCTGGCACTCAGCAATGATGTGAAAGCATATGTAGCAACAACAGTCGGTTCATCATTAATCAACCTGATGAAAAGTAATGACATGCAATCTAGAGAAGCAGCTCTAAAGGCCCTAAATCAAGTTTCGTCCTGTGAACCGAGTGCAAAAGTCTTAGTTGATGAGGGCATTCTCTCACCCCTAGTTAAAGATCTCTTTGCAGGACCCGCCCACCTCCCGATGCGCCTAAAAGAAGTATGTGCCACAATCCTCGCCAACATAGTCAACTCTGACTCTAACTTTGACTCCATCCCAGTAGGCCCCAACCACCAAACCCTAGTGTCGGAAGACATAATCCACAACCTACTTCAGTTAATCAGCAACACGGGCCCGTCTATAGAATGCAAGCTTTTACAAGTTCTTGTCGGGTTAACCAACTCTCCAGCCACTGCGGTTGGGGTGGCTGACGCCATCAAAAGCTTGGGTGCCACCATAAGTTTGGTTCAATTCATTGAAGCCCCACAAAAGGATTTACGTATGGTATCAATAAAACTTTTACAAAACCTCTCGATCCACATGGGCCTAGAGTTGGCGGATTGTTTGTGTGGGCCCGCGGGCCACCTTAGTAGTTTGTTTAAAGTAATCGCCGAAAATATTACGAGCACTGAAGAACAAGCAGCTGCCATCGGGATCGTGGCGGACTTACCCGAAATGGACGTCAGGCTCACGACACAAATGCTAGACAGTGGCGATTTTGTAATTGTGGTCTCGAGAATAAAAGTGATTAGGCAAGGAGAAACGAGAAGCAGTCGGTTTGTAACACCGTATTTAGAAGGACTTGTGCGGGTGCTATCAAGAATTACATTTGTTTTGCCAGAAGACCCGAAATCGGTTTCATTTTGCCGAGATTATGACCTCACGGGCTTATTCACCGAACTCCTTCAAGCAAACGGGCTCGACAACGTGCAAATGGTTTCCGCGCTCGCTTTACATAACCTCTCAAAAGAGTCCAAACACTTGACGAGACTACCCGAACTGCCATCGCCTGGGTTTTGCGGGTCCATTTTTCCTTGTATGAGTAACCAACCTGTGATGATGGGTTTGTGTCGGGTCCACCGTGGTACGTGTACACAACGCGATACTTTTTGTCTAATAGAAGGACAAGCTTTGGCCCGTTTAGTAGCTCTATTGGACCATACAAATGATAAAGTTGTTGAAGCATCCTTACGGGCTTTATCAACTTTGTTGGATGACGGTGTGAATATAGAAGGAGCAGTGAATGTTTTATGTGAAATCGAGGGAATAAGACCGATTCTCGATGTTTTACTcgaaaaacaaacagaaagtttaaaGGAACTGGCCGTTTGGATGGTGGAAAGACTTTTACGAACCACAGATATTGCTTCTGAGGTCTCCGGTGACCCGAGTGTGACCACCGCACTCGTTGATGCGTTTAAACATGGTGATTATCAAACCCGACCAATCGCTGAACGGGCCTTGAAACATATTGATAGGATGCCCAACTTCTCAGGTATCTTCTCTAACATGGGGTAG